A genome region from Paradevosia shaoguanensis includes the following:
- a CDS encoding response regulator transcription factor: protein MTVDVLIAEDEPSILESLDFILRRAGWSIQSVTDGEAALSAVRRLQPRIVVLDVMLPKRSGFEVLKQIRSDSATRELPVLVLTAKGQAQDRRTAEELGADSFITKPYANVDVVNEVRRLLGEELAQ from the coding sequence TTGACCGTAGATGTTCTCATCGCGGAGGATGAGCCGAGCATATTGGAATCGCTCGACTTCATACTCCGCCGCGCCGGTTGGTCGATTCAAAGCGTGACGGATGGCGAGGCCGCGCTGTCGGCCGTGCGCCGGCTGCAGCCGCGTATCGTTGTGCTCGACGTGATGTTGCCAAAGCGGTCCGGCTTCGAAGTACTCAAGCAGATACGCTCCGATAGCGCGACCCGCGAACTGCCCGTGCTGGTGCTGACGGCGAAGGGCCAGGCGCAGGATCGCCGCACGGCCGAGGAGCTCGGCGCCGACAGCTTCATCACCAAGCCCTATGCCAACGTGGACGTCGTCAACGAAGTCCGTCGGCTCTTGGGTGAAGAACTGGCGCAATAG